One genomic region from Lujinxingia vulgaris encodes:
- a CDS encoding cob(I)yrinic acid a,c-diamide adenosyltransferase, producing the protein MGEGKKFQDPNIAINRVYTRKGDAGTTRLVGGQKVKKSHDRIETYGTVDELNAVVGAARQTIAEVYAGHEGFEGLSKVLFKVQHQLFNLGSVLATLPEDVGPKMPRVDADDVAELEGLIDRYNEELPPLRSFVLPGGTRLNVELHLARTVCRRAERLAVKLGDSEEVDAQAVAYLNRLSDAFFVFSRWASVAAGSDEVLWDPNV; encoded by the coding sequence ATGGGTGAAGGTAAAAAATTTCAGGATCCGAATATCGCGATCAATCGCGTGTATACGCGCAAGGGCGATGCGGGGACGACGCGGCTGGTGGGTGGGCAGAAGGTCAAAAAGAGCCACGATCGCATTGAGACCTACGGTACGGTCGATGAGTTGAACGCGGTGGTGGGCGCGGCGCGCCAGACGATCGCCGAGGTGTATGCGGGCCATGAGGGTTTTGAGGGGTTGTCGAAGGTGCTCTTTAAGGTGCAGCACCAGCTCTTCAACCTGGGGAGCGTGCTGGCGACCCTGCCCGAAGATGTAGGCCCGAAGATGCCGCGGGTCGACGCCGACGATGTGGCGGAGCTGGAGGGGTTGATCGACCGGTACAACGAGGAGCTTCCGCCGCTGCGATCCTTTGTGTTGCCGGGTGGCACGCGGCTGAATGTGGAGCTGCATCTGGCGCGCACGGTGTGTCGGCGCGCGGAGCGACTGGCGGTGAAGCTTGGCGATAGCGAGGAGGTCGATGCGCAGGCGGTGGCCTATTTGAACCGCTTGAGCGACGCGTTTTTCGTGTTCAGCCGCTGGGCGTCGGTGGCTGCCGGGAGTGATGAGGTGCTCTGGGACCCCAACGTCTGA